The Dyadobacter sp. 676 DNA window GGAAATATTTCCGAACCGCATCCGCGGAAATGCGATGGCCGTAGCGACCCTTGCATTGTGGATCGCCAATTTCTTTACAACCGCGCTGTTCCCCGTCATGAATCAGTATTTCGGCATACCCGTTACCTTTTTGATCCATGCGGGTATTTGTCTGATCTACTTCCTGTTCATCCGGAACAGCGTACCCGAGACCAAAGGAAGGTCTTTGGAAGAAATTGAAAAACTATTGCAAAAAAGCTGATCGCCGACGATGACCATCCGTTTCTATGCCCCCGAATGGGGCAACACATTGCCTTTTGACACCTTTTGTTCGAATGTAAAAGCCGCCGGCTATGATGGTGTCGAAATGGCGCTTCCCTTCGAAACGGCTGAAAAGCAGACCATACTCGATACTTTGGCGGGTCATGGCCTGCAGTTGATCGGACAGTACTGGCAGTCGTTCGAAAAAAATATCGATGAACACGCCGCCAGCTATGAAAAATACCTGCGGAACCTGATCGACGCCAGGCCGGTGCTGATCAATTGCCAGACAGGCAAGGACTACTTCGATACAGCCCGGAACCAACGACTTTTCGCGCTTGCCGCGAGGCTCTCCGCCGAGTCGGGTATTCCCATCATCCATGAAACACATCGCGGCAAATGCCTCTTCGCAGCCCATGTGGCCATGGGTTACCTGCAAGCCGACCCTGGTCTTCGCATAGCCCTCGATATTTCGCACTGGTGCAGCGTCCACGAATCGCTGCTCGCCGATCTGCCCGAAGAGGTCGATATGGCTATTTCCCGTACCGACCACATTCACAGCCGCGTAGGCCATCCCGAGGGGCCGCAGGTAAACGACCCGCGCGCGCCCGAATGGGAGGAAGTGCTGAACGCCCACCTGGGCTGGTGGGACCGCGTGGCAGCCCTCCACGCTCGAAACGGAACGCCGCTTACCATTACCACCGAGTTCGGTCCCGCCCCCTACATGCCTGCGATGCCTTACACCTGCATGCCGCTTGTGAGCCAATGGGATGTAAATGTCCATATGATGAACATTTTGAAAGCCCGTTATAAGGATATGTAAGCGAATGTTTTAATTATTTTTTAATATTTTAAACCAAAGAAAATCTGCTGTTCTATCGGTTTTTTGTTGTTAAGGTGCTGGAATTGAGCCGGTTTTTGTTGCGGGGGCGCAGAATGCGGTACTTTGGGGAATTTGTAAGATAAGGTCAATTGTTTTAACGGTCCGGGACGTAGTTCCGGTTGAATGAGTTAATTCATAAATTTGCTTTGTAGTAACCCCCGATCGATCTGATAACTATGAGCATCCTTTATGTTGACCATGAAATTAATAATCTGAATTCCTTTAAAGCGACGTTCCGGAGGGATGCCAAGATTTACCTGGCCAAATCGACCGAAGAAGGGCTGAGAATCCTCGGCGAACATCCAATCGACGTCATTTTTGCCGATCATCAGATGCCGCAGATGACAGGGCTGGAATTCCTCAAACTGGCTTCCGATCAATATCCTGCCAGTATGCGTGTGCTGCTTACGGGCAATGCCTATACGGACGAATTTCGTTGGGCAGCAGGAAAGGGATACTTTCACAGCTATGTCAACAAGCCGTGGGACGAGCAACAGTTGCGGACGTTGATGGTTTCACGTTTATACTAGATGTTGATTTAACGAAATGGGCGAGCGCCGGTAACCTCGAGGTTTCCGGCGCTCCGTATTTTAGCGCAAAAAAATTGCCACACGAATATTTGTTGAGGATATATTGATTACATTGGAGATTCAATGCGATTATTCCTTCATCTACTGCCGGAAGGCTAAACCTTAACAATGAAACGAAGACACTTCATGCAGATGTCGGGCCTTGGCCTGGGCGCGATGATGCTCCCGCAAGTTCCCGTAGTCGGGGATCCCGTGGCCGAAGAGCAGCTGCTCGGCCCGTGGCTGGATGCCGTAACGAAGAAAAAACTGGCCGAAACCGCCCTAAATGCCGCGCGCGACAAAGGCGCCACTTACACCGACGTCCGCATCGGCCGCTATTTGCAACAATACCTTTTTACCCGGGAAAAACAGGTCCAGAATATCGTTAATGCCGAATCGTATGGCATTGGCATCCGGGTAATCGCCGACGGCACATGGGGATTTTCGGCCACCAGCGACGTGACTCCCGACGGCATTGCCAGATGTGCCGCCACGGCTGTGGCCATTGCCCGGGCCAACTCCAAGTTCCAGAAAGAGCCCGTCGTGCTCGCGCCGCAAAAGGGGGTAGGAGACAAAACATGGAAAACACCGCTTACCAAAAATGCATTTGAAGTTCCGGTAAGGGAAAAAATAGATTTACTGATGAAGGTTAATGGTGCAGCTATGGACACCGGCGCCAGTTTTGTCACATCCAGCCTTTTCTTCATTAACGAACAGAAATATTTCGCTTCAACCGACGGCTCGTTCATCGACCAGGATATTCATCGCATCTGGCCGACATTTACGGTAACGGTTACCGACAAGGCTTCGGGCAAATTCAAAACCCGCGATGCAATCAGTTCGCCGATGGGGATGGGTTACGAGTACCTCGATGGCCTGGCAGGTGAAAAGATCGCCGGCCCGAATGGTCTGGTAGGCTACCGCAATTCCTACGATATGGTGGAGGATGCCATTATGGCCGCGAAGCAAGCGAAAGAAAAAGTGACCGCCCGGTCGGTTGTACCCGGTAAGTACGACCTCGTGCTGGATCCTAACCACCTCGGCCTTACCATTCATGAGTCGGTAGGGCATCCTACGGAACTCGATCGGGTGCTGGGCTACGAGGCTAACTACGCCGGTACCAGCTTCGCTACGCTCGACAAATGGAAAACGAAGAGCTTCAATTATGGTAGCAAGCTGGTCAATATCGTGGCCGACAAAACGCAGCCGCGGACGCTGGGCGCCGTGGGTTACGACGACGAAGGCGTGCCCTGCAAGGAATGGGATATTATCCGGGACGGCATCCTGGTAAACTACCAGGCAACCCGCGACCAGGTGCAGATCCTGGGTGAAAAAGAGTCGCATGGCTGCTGCTATGCTGATAATTGGAGTTCGGTGCAATTCCAGCGTATGCCGAATATCAGCCTGAAACCCGGAACCGAAAAACGCAGTGCGCTCGATATGATAAAAGGGGTTGAGAAAGGGATTTACATTATCGGCAGGGGTTCTTATTCTATCGATCAGCAGCGGTATAACTTTCAGTTTGGCGGTCAGGTTTTCTATGAGATAAAAAACGGGGAGATTACGGGCATGCTCGACGACGTGGCCTACCAATCGAATACGCAGGAATTCTGGAACTCGTGCGTGCAACTTTGCGACCAGGACGATTACCGCACATTCGGTTCGTTTTTCGACGGCAAGGGCCAGCCCGCCCAAATCAGCGCCGTATCCCACGGCTGTCCCACGACACGGTTTAATGGAGTGAACGTTATCAATACAGGGAGGAAGATATAGGGGGTGAATGAGGTTTGAATGAGTGAATTTTGAATGAGTGAATGAGCCGCGGTGGAACGGGGAATGACTGAATGACCGAATGAGTGAGCCGCCGTCGAATGGGAGTGTGTTAATATTTAGTCATGAAGATCAGGAGTGGTCATGAATAGTCATTTTGTAGAACAGCGAAAGCTCAATGAATATTAAGCTATCCCCGAATGTGGACGAGCGAGCTTCTTAAATGAAAATATCATTCAATCATTCAATCATTCAATCATTCAATCATTCAAAATTCACTCATTCACTCATTACCGTCCCGCCCTCAACTCCAAACTCTTAACAACATGGCTATTTTAACGAAAGAAGAAGCAAGGAAAATTATAGATAAAGTGCTGGCGTTTTCGAAGGCTGACGAGATCAGTGCTTCGCTGACCGGCGTTCGTACCGGTAATATCCGCTACGCACGTAATTCGGTATCGACCAGCGGTGAAACTACCGATCTGGCCCTTTCCGTTACTGCGGTTTACGGTAAAAAATCGGGGACGGCTACCATTAATGAATTCGATGACGCGTCGCTGGAAAAAACTGTCCGTCGCGCCGAGGAAATCGCGAAACTGGCACCGGAGAATCCGGAGTATATGCCTATGCTCGGCCCGCAGCAATACCTCGAAACCAAAGCATTCGCCGACAGTACAGCAGGCATCGATGCCGAATACCGCGCAAAAGCGGCTTTTGGCAGCATCGATCCCTGTGTAAAAAAGAACCTTACCGCCGCCGGATACATGGAGGACAACAGCGGTTTTTCTGCGCTGGGAAACAGCAAGGGTCTTTTTGCCTATAATAAATCCACATCTGTCGATTTTTCCGTGACCGTGCGCACAGCCGATGGAACGGGTTCGGGATATGCGGCACGCGATTACAACGACGTATCAAAGCTGAACACCGCTACTGCCACCGAAATCGCTATGCAAAAAGCGCTCGCTTCCGTGAATGCGAAGGCACTGGAACCGGGGAAATATACCGTGATCCTTGAACCAACCGCGGCCCATGACCTGGTACTGAATATGATGCGCAGCATGGACGGCCGTAATGCCGACGAAGGCCGCAGTTTTCTCAGTAAAAAAGGCGGAGAGACCCGCCTGGGCGAAAAACTGCTCGACGAGCGCGTGACCATCCATTCAGACCCGACCCATCCCGAAGTGCCGGGCTCCCCGTTTGCCAGCGACGGGCGGCCGCAGGAAAAGGTGACATGGTTTGAGAAAGGTGTGGTCAAAAATATGTATTACTCGCGGTTCTGGGCGGATAAAAAAGGGCTGAAAGCCATTCCATCCCCGGGAGGCATCATTTTCGAGGGAGGTAACGAATCACTGGCG harbors:
- a CDS encoding sugar phosphate isomerase/epimerase yields the protein MTIRFYAPEWGNTLPFDTFCSNVKAAGYDGVEMALPFETAEKQTILDTLAGHGLQLIGQYWQSFEKNIDEHAASYEKYLRNLIDARPVLINCQTGKDYFDTARNQRLFALAARLSAESGIPIIHETHRGKCLFAAHVAMGYLQADPGLRIALDISHWCSVHESLLADLPEEVDMAISRTDHIHSRVGHPEGPQVNDPRAPEWEEVLNAHLGWWDRVAALHARNGTPLTITTEFGPAPYMPAMPYTCMPLVSQWDVNVHMMNILKARYKDM
- a CDS encoding response regulator; translation: MSILYVDHEINNLNSFKATFRRDAKIYLAKSTEEGLRILGEHPIDVIFADHQMPQMTGLEFLKLASDQYPASMRVLLTGNAYTDEFRWAAGKGYFHSYVNKPWDEQQLRTLMVSRLY
- a CDS encoding TldD/PmbA family protein — translated: MKRRHFMQMSGLGLGAMMLPQVPVVGDPVAEEQLLGPWLDAVTKKKLAETALNAARDKGATYTDVRIGRYLQQYLFTREKQVQNIVNAESYGIGIRVIADGTWGFSATSDVTPDGIARCAATAVAIARANSKFQKEPVVLAPQKGVGDKTWKTPLTKNAFEVPVREKIDLLMKVNGAAMDTGASFVTSSLFFINEQKYFASTDGSFIDQDIHRIWPTFTVTVTDKASGKFKTRDAISSPMGMGYEYLDGLAGEKIAGPNGLVGYRNSYDMVEDAIMAAKQAKEKVTARSVVPGKYDLVLDPNHLGLTIHESVGHPTELDRVLGYEANYAGTSFATLDKWKTKSFNYGSKLVNIVADKTQPRTLGAVGYDDEGVPCKEWDIIRDGILVNYQATRDQVQILGEKESHGCCYADNWSSVQFQRMPNISLKPGTEKRSALDMIKGVEKGIYIIGRGSYSIDQQRYNFQFGGQVFYEIKNGEITGMLDDVAYQSNTQEFWNSCVQLCDQDDYRTFGSFFDGKGQPAQISAVSHGCPTTRFNGVNVINTGRKI
- a CDS encoding TldD/PmbA family protein, with the translated sequence MAILTKEEARKIIDKVLAFSKADEISASLTGVRTGNIRYARNSVSTSGETTDLALSVTAVYGKKSGTATINEFDDASLEKTVRRAEEIAKLAPENPEYMPMLGPQQYLETKAFADSTAGIDAEYRAKAAFGSIDPCVKKNLTAAGYMEDNSGFSALGNSKGLFAYNKSTSVDFSVTVRTADGTGSGYAARDYNDVSKLNTATATEIAMQKALASVNAKALEPGKYTVILEPTAAHDLVLNMMRSMDGRNADEGRSFLSKKGGETRLGEKLLDERVTIHSDPTHPEVPGSPFASDGRPQEKVTWFEKGVVKNMYYSRFWADKKGLKAIPSPGGIIFEGGNESLADLIKGTDKGILVTRFWYIRSVDPQTLLFTGLTRDGTFYIENGQIKYPVKNFRFNESPVIMLNNVEAIGKPVRTNGSLIPPLKIRDFTFTSLSDAV